Proteins encoded within one genomic window of Misgurnus anguillicaudatus chromosome 18, ASM2758022v2, whole genome shotgun sequence:
- the bub1 gene encoding mitotic checkpoint serine/threonine-protein kinase BUB1 isoform X1, which yields MDIASYFQAFESSVCNYVGDDPLDPWDKFVEFLESRLSVEERTGLSVVLDRLVQTFLQDERYHNDLRYVTHCIKCAGFHSDPVEVYSCLHSQGVGTQIAELYMDWAHQCEKKGLNHQAEAVYQRALHSKAQPQDLVLQQYKIFQSRMSTNTQTVMADHVRQPLQNSQLVNQNPRQRDTLQTQCKEPESPFPAPRTVHVISRSENNPSRTGRSNTLESVSMYCVNEIQCDDGSEMSFEELRAKRYFAKCIEQEEQRRLAEEQRRVWEEEEEIRKMKQLLESLEMNVTVQPAEQMKDQRVESPPELMSCSNPHTAPQLCPEYSAVHAGKSDRYVSETNRSLVPQSSQGPECVRSYRESGDELQKYRRSDDADGAVFHQQNREDHDVFKQPEAEDDGNNVDTSCGGFNHSHVTPNTSLGFMHPTPSRVLPSPTVNTREALGVIMDMFQVPTLLQESMMFNSVIQPEDSFEKSCRITGSAASCVKPNSTTPFMIYQDTDEQDNGSSSQAVLRRKPAVNRGLMEISKASETPVSTESITDESTVWGARNVSVGPCPNHTRDFTLSAHMVSTPLHPRAPYSWDTEQSQEESVQVRGVESSEENPYGRPPTKLSPIIEQSPLDEKPSEMAECSMRAQGTIVGEGVSLAHQTPGVSLTQHNQTSCSSSRHPLAALSFPDQTVLRADDESARVSSTKPSWSVYQSPEKEPEPNPIPAAERAGSGSFHRYESSEMPSENQEVDQDVCMSPKAAPGLSWLQVDSTAHAGERDLDVMMMSPRQPAACAQPIWTIYRSPDKAPEPDFLWAKSPEPVAEQDLDIFSAQEEVQILLPKKSFQQRRSGTAAIQMLHESLLMSPPKQVFKPAPEEPMSPAPGLNWLSTDTPPRPAETDLDVMASPPQSSVKLSELSRTVPMSPVGTADVPMVDTPKPVCQQLVSDPWNEDLIVSLLSNLQPPLSSHPNLTVWSCRLPNITPKMTVQIAGQSLRVDFILGQGAFATVYQATNLTSTQKLCLKVQKPANPWEFYIDSQLNIRLEPGVRHLFNTLYSAHLFNNGSVLIGELHNCGTLLSAINLYRGRSEKVMPQPLVLYFTVCILQMVETLHQANIIHADIKPDNFLLGERFLENECFDQENLEHGLTLIDLGQSIDMTLFPEGTAFTAKCMTSGFQCVEMLSGRPWNYQTDYFGIAGTVHCMIFGTYMQVKNEGGVWKTNGMFKRNVHADLWQNFFHTLLNVPDCGSLPCLRSLRLQLNAVLQENYSSKLRSLKNRLVVQILESRSSSRR from the exons ATGGACATTGCGTCTTATTTTCA GGCTTTTGAGTCGAGTGTCTGCAACTATGTTGGAGATGACCCGTTAGATCCTTGGGACAA GTTTGTAGAGTTTCTAGAGAGCAGGCTGTCTGTGGAGGAGAGGACGGGTTTATCTGTTGTGTTGGACCGTCTGGTTCAAACCTTCCTTCAAGATGAACGATACCACAACGACCTGCGTTACGTCACTCACTGTATCAAATGT GCGGGTTTCCACAGTGATCCGGTTGAGGTGTACAGCTGTCTTCACAGTCAAGGTGTGGGGACACAGATAGCAGAGCTTTATATGGACTGGGCTCATCAATGTGAGAAGAAAGGATTAAATCATCAGGCTGAAGCTGTCTATCAGAGAGCTCTCCATAGCAAAGCACAACCACAAGACCTTGTGCTGCAACAGTACAA GATCTTTCAGAGTCGAATGTCTACAAATACTCAGACAGTGATGGCAG ATCATGTACGTCAACCGCTGCAGAACTCTCAGCTCGTCAATCAGAACCCCAGACAAAGAGACACGCTCCAGACTCAATGCAAG GAACCAGAATCTCCTTTTCCTGCACCCAGAACAGTTCATGT AATCTCCCGGTCAGAAAATAACCCGAGCCGGACGGGTCGCAGTAATACACTCGAGTCTGTGTCCATGTACTGTGTGAATGAGATACAGTGTGATGATGGATCAGAAATGTCTTTTGAAGAACTCCGAGCCAAACGATACTTTGCTAAATGCATAGAACAAGAGGAACAACGGAGGCTGG CGGAGGAGCAGAGGAGGGTATgggaggaagaagaggagatTAGGAAGATGAAGCAGCTTTTGGAGAGTCTGGAGATGAATGTGACTGTACAGCCAGCAGAGCAGATGAAG GATCAAAGAGTTGAAAGTCCTCCTGAGTTGATGTCCTGCTCCAATCCTCATACAGCACCACAGCTCTGCCCTGAGTActctgcagtgcatgctgggaaatcAGACAGATATGTGTCAGAAACAAACCGTTCACTCGTTCCTCAAAGCTCTCAGGGTCCTGAATGTGTGCGCAGCTACAGAGAGAGTGGAGATGAGCTGCAGAAATACAGACGGTCAGATGATGCTGATGGTGCGGTTTTTCATCAGCAAAACAGAGAAGATCA TGATGTGTTTAAGCAGCCAGAGGCAGAAGATGATGGAAATAATGTTGACA CATCATGTGGAGGTTTTAATCACTCTCATGTTACTCCAAACACATCTCTGGGTTTCATGCACCCCACCCCATCCCGAGTTCTTCCTTCTCCCACTGTCAATACACGAGAGGCTTTGG GTGTGATCATGGACATGTTTCAGGTGCCCACACTCCTTCAGGAGAGCATGATGTTTAACAGTGTCATTCAGCCGGAGGACAGCTTTGAGAAAAGCTGCAGAATCACCG GCAGCGCTGCCTCATGTGTTAAACCAAACAGCACAACTCCATTCATGATATACCAGGACACAGATGAGCAGGACAATGGAAG cTCATCTCAGGCTGTGCTCAGGAGAAAACCAGCAGTTAATCGAGGGCTTATGGAGATTTCTAAAGCAAGT GAGACTCCTGTCAGCACTGAGTCTATCACAGATGAGAGCACGGTATGGGGGGCTCGTAACGTCTCGGTGGGCCCGTGTCCAAATCACACTCGTGATTTTACCCTGTCCGCTCATATGGTCTCCACACCCCTTCACCCTCGCGCTCCTTACTCCTGGGATACAGAGCAGTCACAAG AGGAAAGTGTGCAGGTCAGAGGTGTTGAGAGCTCTGAGGAAAACCCATATGGGCGGCCGCCCACTAAACTCAG TCCAATCATTGAGCAGAGTCCATTAGATGAGAAGCCGTCAGAGATGGCCGAGTGCAGTATGCGGGCTCAGGGCACTATTGTCGGTGAAGGTGTGTCTTTGGCTCATCAGACTCCGGGCGTTTCTCTGACCCAGCACAACCAAACCTCCTGTAGCAGTAGCAGGCATCCACTGGCCGCCCTGTCCTTTCCCGACCAGACAGTCTTACGGGCGGACGATGAGTCAGCGAGAGTTAGCAGCACTAAACCCAGCTGGAGCGTCTACCAGAGCCCAGAGAAAGAGCCGGAACCAAATCCCATCCCAGCGGCAGAAAGAGCTGGCTCAGGGTCCTTTCACAGGTATGAGTCTAGTGAGATGCCATCGGAGAATCAGGAGGTTGATCAAGATGTCTGTATGAGTCCCAAAGCTGCTCCAGGACTGAGCTGGTTACAGGTGGACAGCACGGCACACGCGGGAGAACGAGATCTTGATGTCATGATGATGAGTCCTCGTCAGCCCGCAGCTTGCGCCCAACCCATCTGGACCATCTACAGGAGCCCAGACAAAGCTCCTGAACCGGACTTCCTGTGGGCAAAGAGTCCAGAGCCAGTAGCAGAGCAGGATTTAGATATCTTCTCAGCTCAAGAGGAAGTACAAATTCTCCTTCCGAAGAAATCCTTCCAGCAGCGGAGATCAGGCACAGCAGCTATTCAGATGTTACATGAATCTCTCCTGATGAGTCCACCAAAGCAAGTCTTTAAACCAGCACCGGAGGAGCCCATGAGTCCAGCACCAGGACTAAACTGGCTCAGCACGGACACTCCACCTCGGCCAGCAGAGACCGATCTGGATGTCATGGCGAGCCCACCGCAGAGCTCTGTTAAACTCTCAGAACTGAGCAGAACCGTACCCATGAGTCCTGTTGGTACAGCAGATGTTCCCATGGTGGACACACCTAAACCAG TCTGTCAGCAGCTGGTGTCAGATCCATGGAATGAAGATCTCATCGTTTCACTGCTGTCGAACCTTCAACCTCCTCTTTCTTCACATCCCAACCTCACTGTTTGGTCCTGTCGTCTGCCCAACATCACGCCCAAAATGACCGTCCAGATCG CTGGACAGTCACTGCGGGTGGACTTTATTCTTGGACAGGGAGCTTTCGCTACGGTTTATCAGGCCACAAACCTCACGAGTACACAAAAACTCTGTCTGAAG GTCCAGAAACCTGCCAATCCTTGGGAGTTTTATATCGACAGCCAGCTGAACATCCGTCTGGAGCCCGGTGTACGTCATCTCTTTAACACCTTATACTCCGCTCATCTCTTCAACAATGGCAGCGTGTTGATCGGGGAGCTGCACAACTGTGGGACGTTACTG AGCGCTATAAACCTGTACAGGGGTCGCAGTGAGAAGGTGATGCCTCAGCCGCTGGTGCTTTATTTCACCGTCTGTATACTGCAGATGGTGGAGACGCTGCACCAGGCTAACATCATACACGCTGATATCAAACCTGATAACTTTCTGCTGGGAGAGAG GTTTCTGGAGAATGAATGTTTCGATCAGGAGAACCTGGAGCACGGCTTGACTCTCATTGATTTGGGTCAGAGCATCGACATGACTCTCTTCCCAGAAGGCACTGCGTTCACAGCCAAATGTATGACATCTGGTTTTCAGTGTGTGGAGATGTTAAGTGGTCGACCCTGGAACTATCAG
- the bub1 gene encoding mitotic checkpoint serine/threonine-protein kinase BUB1 isoform X2: MDIASYFQAFESSVCNYVGDDPLDPWDKFVEFLESRLSVEERTGLSVVLDRLVQTFLQDERYHNDLRYVTHCIKCAGFHSDPVEVYSCLHSQGVGTQIAELYMDWAHQCEKKGLNHQAEAVYQRALHSKAQPQDLVLQQYKIFQSRMSTNTQTVMADHVRQPLQNSQLVNQNPRQRDTLQTQCKEPESPFPAPRTVHVISRSENNPSRTGRSNTLESVSMYCVNEIQCDDGSEMSFEELRAKRYFAKCIEQEEQRRLAEEQRRVWEEEEEIRKMKQLLESLEMNVTVQPAEQMKDQRVESPPELMSCSNPHTAPQLCPEYSAVHAGKSDRYVSETNRSLVPQSSQGPECVRSYRESGDELQKYRRSDDADGAVFHQQNREDHDVFKQPEAEDDGNNVDSVIMDMFQVPTLLQESMMFNSVIQPEDSFEKSCRITGSAASCVKPNSTTPFMIYQDTDEQDNGSSSQAVLRRKPAVNRGLMEISKASETPVSTESITDESTVWGARNVSVGPCPNHTRDFTLSAHMVSTPLHPRAPYSWDTEQSQEESVQVRGVESSEENPYGRPPTKLSPIIEQSPLDEKPSEMAECSMRAQGTIVGEGVSLAHQTPGVSLTQHNQTSCSSSRHPLAALSFPDQTVLRADDESARVSSTKPSWSVYQSPEKEPEPNPIPAAERAGSGSFHRYESSEMPSENQEVDQDVCMSPKAAPGLSWLQVDSTAHAGERDLDVMMMSPRQPAACAQPIWTIYRSPDKAPEPDFLWAKSPEPVAEQDLDIFSAQEEVQILLPKKSFQQRRSGTAAIQMLHESLLMSPPKQVFKPAPEEPMSPAPGLNWLSTDTPPRPAETDLDVMASPPQSSVKLSELSRTVPMSPVGTADVPMVDTPKPVCQQLVSDPWNEDLIVSLLSNLQPPLSSHPNLTVWSCRLPNITPKMTVQIAGQSLRVDFILGQGAFATVYQATNLTSTQKLCLKVQKPANPWEFYIDSQLNIRLEPGVRHLFNTLYSAHLFNNGSVLIGELHNCGTLLSAINLYRGRSEKVMPQPLVLYFTVCILQMVETLHQANIIHADIKPDNFLLGERFLENECFDQENLEHGLTLIDLGQSIDMTLFPEGTAFTAKCMTSGFQCVEMLSGRPWNYQTDYFGIAGTVHCMIFGTYMQVKNEGGVWKTNGMFKRNVHADLWQNFFHTLLNVPDCGSLPCLRSLRLQLNAVLQENYSSKLRSLKNRLVVQILESRSSSRR, from the exons ATGGACATTGCGTCTTATTTTCA GGCTTTTGAGTCGAGTGTCTGCAACTATGTTGGAGATGACCCGTTAGATCCTTGGGACAA GTTTGTAGAGTTTCTAGAGAGCAGGCTGTCTGTGGAGGAGAGGACGGGTTTATCTGTTGTGTTGGACCGTCTGGTTCAAACCTTCCTTCAAGATGAACGATACCACAACGACCTGCGTTACGTCACTCACTGTATCAAATGT GCGGGTTTCCACAGTGATCCGGTTGAGGTGTACAGCTGTCTTCACAGTCAAGGTGTGGGGACACAGATAGCAGAGCTTTATATGGACTGGGCTCATCAATGTGAGAAGAAAGGATTAAATCATCAGGCTGAAGCTGTCTATCAGAGAGCTCTCCATAGCAAAGCACAACCACAAGACCTTGTGCTGCAACAGTACAA GATCTTTCAGAGTCGAATGTCTACAAATACTCAGACAGTGATGGCAG ATCATGTACGTCAACCGCTGCAGAACTCTCAGCTCGTCAATCAGAACCCCAGACAAAGAGACACGCTCCAGACTCAATGCAAG GAACCAGAATCTCCTTTTCCTGCACCCAGAACAGTTCATGT AATCTCCCGGTCAGAAAATAACCCGAGCCGGACGGGTCGCAGTAATACACTCGAGTCTGTGTCCATGTACTGTGTGAATGAGATACAGTGTGATGATGGATCAGAAATGTCTTTTGAAGAACTCCGAGCCAAACGATACTTTGCTAAATGCATAGAACAAGAGGAACAACGGAGGCTGG CGGAGGAGCAGAGGAGGGTATgggaggaagaagaggagatTAGGAAGATGAAGCAGCTTTTGGAGAGTCTGGAGATGAATGTGACTGTACAGCCAGCAGAGCAGATGAAG GATCAAAGAGTTGAAAGTCCTCCTGAGTTGATGTCCTGCTCCAATCCTCATACAGCACCACAGCTCTGCCCTGAGTActctgcagtgcatgctgggaaatcAGACAGATATGTGTCAGAAACAAACCGTTCACTCGTTCCTCAAAGCTCTCAGGGTCCTGAATGTGTGCGCAGCTACAGAGAGAGTGGAGATGAGCTGCAGAAATACAGACGGTCAGATGATGCTGATGGTGCGGTTTTTCATCAGCAAAACAGAGAAGATCA TGATGTGTTTAAGCAGCCAGAGGCAGAAGATGATGGAAATAATGTTGACA GTGTGATCATGGACATGTTTCAGGTGCCCACACTCCTTCAGGAGAGCATGATGTTTAACAGTGTCATTCAGCCGGAGGACAGCTTTGAGAAAAGCTGCAGAATCACCG GCAGCGCTGCCTCATGTGTTAAACCAAACAGCACAACTCCATTCATGATATACCAGGACACAGATGAGCAGGACAATGGAAG cTCATCTCAGGCTGTGCTCAGGAGAAAACCAGCAGTTAATCGAGGGCTTATGGAGATTTCTAAAGCAAGT GAGACTCCTGTCAGCACTGAGTCTATCACAGATGAGAGCACGGTATGGGGGGCTCGTAACGTCTCGGTGGGCCCGTGTCCAAATCACACTCGTGATTTTACCCTGTCCGCTCATATGGTCTCCACACCCCTTCACCCTCGCGCTCCTTACTCCTGGGATACAGAGCAGTCACAAG AGGAAAGTGTGCAGGTCAGAGGTGTTGAGAGCTCTGAGGAAAACCCATATGGGCGGCCGCCCACTAAACTCAG TCCAATCATTGAGCAGAGTCCATTAGATGAGAAGCCGTCAGAGATGGCCGAGTGCAGTATGCGGGCTCAGGGCACTATTGTCGGTGAAGGTGTGTCTTTGGCTCATCAGACTCCGGGCGTTTCTCTGACCCAGCACAACCAAACCTCCTGTAGCAGTAGCAGGCATCCACTGGCCGCCCTGTCCTTTCCCGACCAGACAGTCTTACGGGCGGACGATGAGTCAGCGAGAGTTAGCAGCACTAAACCCAGCTGGAGCGTCTACCAGAGCCCAGAGAAAGAGCCGGAACCAAATCCCATCCCAGCGGCAGAAAGAGCTGGCTCAGGGTCCTTTCACAGGTATGAGTCTAGTGAGATGCCATCGGAGAATCAGGAGGTTGATCAAGATGTCTGTATGAGTCCCAAAGCTGCTCCAGGACTGAGCTGGTTACAGGTGGACAGCACGGCACACGCGGGAGAACGAGATCTTGATGTCATGATGATGAGTCCTCGTCAGCCCGCAGCTTGCGCCCAACCCATCTGGACCATCTACAGGAGCCCAGACAAAGCTCCTGAACCGGACTTCCTGTGGGCAAAGAGTCCAGAGCCAGTAGCAGAGCAGGATTTAGATATCTTCTCAGCTCAAGAGGAAGTACAAATTCTCCTTCCGAAGAAATCCTTCCAGCAGCGGAGATCAGGCACAGCAGCTATTCAGATGTTACATGAATCTCTCCTGATGAGTCCACCAAAGCAAGTCTTTAAACCAGCACCGGAGGAGCCCATGAGTCCAGCACCAGGACTAAACTGGCTCAGCACGGACACTCCACCTCGGCCAGCAGAGACCGATCTGGATGTCATGGCGAGCCCACCGCAGAGCTCTGTTAAACTCTCAGAACTGAGCAGAACCGTACCCATGAGTCCTGTTGGTACAGCAGATGTTCCCATGGTGGACACACCTAAACCAG TCTGTCAGCAGCTGGTGTCAGATCCATGGAATGAAGATCTCATCGTTTCACTGCTGTCGAACCTTCAACCTCCTCTTTCTTCACATCCCAACCTCACTGTTTGGTCCTGTCGTCTGCCCAACATCACGCCCAAAATGACCGTCCAGATCG CTGGACAGTCACTGCGGGTGGACTTTATTCTTGGACAGGGAGCTTTCGCTACGGTTTATCAGGCCACAAACCTCACGAGTACACAAAAACTCTGTCTGAAG GTCCAGAAACCTGCCAATCCTTGGGAGTTTTATATCGACAGCCAGCTGAACATCCGTCTGGAGCCCGGTGTACGTCATCTCTTTAACACCTTATACTCCGCTCATCTCTTCAACAATGGCAGCGTGTTGATCGGGGAGCTGCACAACTGTGGGACGTTACTG AGCGCTATAAACCTGTACAGGGGTCGCAGTGAGAAGGTGATGCCTCAGCCGCTGGTGCTTTATTTCACCGTCTGTATACTGCAGATGGTGGAGACGCTGCACCAGGCTAACATCATACACGCTGATATCAAACCTGATAACTTTCTGCTGGGAGAGAG GTTTCTGGAGAATGAATGTTTCGATCAGGAGAACCTGGAGCACGGCTTGACTCTCATTGATTTGGGTCAGAGCATCGACATGACTCTCTTCCCAGAAGGCACTGCGTTCACAGCCAAATGTATGACATCTGGTTTTCAGTGTGTGGAGATGTTAAGTGGTCGACCCTGGAACTATCAG